One stretch of Deltaproteobacteria bacterium DNA includes these proteins:
- a CDS encoding ABC transporter permease: MIGVLFRRALSDMKRDWVRQLLTTLVVTLSLLIISCFAFFTHNLRVFVDRFSSELGLVVYLEDGTPPGRVPQLYDTLSRLAGVKSVRYVSPEEAFARLEKDLAGEKAVLEGVDPQFLPPSFELYLDKAIFNLDRVRKVANEIEGYENVEKVQYGQEWIARLNAFTDAADVVLAGVSVLLLLTAAFVVSTTIQLSVFARKDEIEIMGLVGGTSSFIKAPFLVAAVIQGAVGAAAAIMCTYLAFLSLRGFLAGTRLFKDVSIVFLPWTVVAAVSIASVLLCLLMTYLSIQRYARP, translated from the coding sequence ACCCTCGTGGTGACCCTCTCCCTTTTGATCATCTCCTGTTTTGCCTTTTTCACCCATAATCTTCGGGTCTTTGTCGATCGTTTCAGCTCGGAGCTTGGCCTCGTCGTCTATCTCGAGGATGGGACCCCGCCTGGTCGAGTTCCCCAACTCTACGATACCCTTTCTCGGCTTGCCGGTGTGAAATCCGTCCGTTACGTGTCTCCGGAGGAGGCCTTCGCCCGTCTCGAAAAGGATCTCGCCGGGGAAAAGGCAGTCCTCGAGGGGGTGGATCCCCAATTTCTCCCCCCTTCTTTCGAGCTCTATCTCGACAAGGCCATTTTCAATCTGGACCGGGTCAGGAAGGTGGCGAACGAGATAGAGGGTTACGAAAACGTGGAAAAGGTCCAGTACGGACAGGAGTGGATCGCCCGACTCAACGCGTTTACGGATGCCGCAGATGTCGTCCTTGCCGGAGTGAGCGTCCTTCTCCTCCTGACAGCGGCCTTTGTGGTCTCTACGACCATCCAGCTCTCTGTCTTCGCCCGTAAGGACGAGATCGAGATTATGGGCCTTGTCGGAGGGACCAGCTCCTTCATCAAGGCCCCGTTTCTCGTGGCCGCCGTGATCCAGGGCGCGGTTGGTGCTGCTGCTGCCATCATGTGCACCTATCTTGCGTTTCTCTCCCTTCGAGGTTTCCTTGCCGGGACTCGCCTCTTCAAGGACGTCTCCATCGTTTTTCTCCCGTGGACAGTGGTCGCGGCCGTCTCCATTGCGAGTGTCCTTCTGTGCCTCCTTATGACGTATCTCTCCATACAGCGCTACGCCCGACCGTGA